In the bacterium genome, TGGCCGCAGCTATCGCCGCCCTCGGCTATGTCCTGAACGAGCAGGGTCGATTCGCCGCTGCGACCCCACACCACGGCGAAGCTTTGCGGCTCGCCGGCACAGCGCTACGCCGTGCCGGCCGGAAGCGCTCTGCTGCCCTGGTTCGCATTCACCAGGTCGCCCGGGTCAACCTGGCTAACGCCCTGGCGCATTCCCCGAGTCCTGAGGTCGCGGCGACGGCGTTGGAGCATGTCCAGTTCGCTCGGCGCGAGCTTCGTGGTCAGAAACGCAGTCGAGCCCGCCATCACTGCCAGTGGATCGAGGGCAAGGCGTGGCTGGCCATGGGCCTCGACCGCCGTGCCGAGCAAGCGTTCTGGGTCGCCCGTCGCGGATTCGTCAGACTGGATGCTCCGTGGGAGATCGCACTGGTGAGCCTCGATATCGCCGGCATTCTTCGACTCTATGGCCAATGGCAGGAGCTGGAAGGCCTCGCCGAGGACACCTTTCGCCGTTTCCGGGAGCTGTCCGGCGACTTCGAGGCGATCTCTGCAATTGGCCTGTGGCTCGAATCCGCACAAGCGCGCGAGGGCGCAGGGGTCGCGATCGCCAAGGCCGAGCGGACGCTTCAGGCCAGGATGCCGCGAAGCTGATCATTCGGACACGGGCCGCCCCGCAAAGCAAGGCATTCACATGCGCACTGTAGACGTCGAGGTCGTCGAGCTCGAGATCGGTGTCGTAGATCAGGTAGACGGTGCGGCCACGGGCCAGGCCGGCGGTGAGGCGACCATCCGTTCGGCGACCAAGACCGAGCGGCCCGACTAAATCCTGCTGTTCTGCGCGTTGTCGCAGTCGTCGACCTCCTGCGATCCGGGAGCCTCGACGCCGCGCAGGCGCTCAGGCTCACCACAAGGCACAGGTCACAAAGTCTTTGTTGTCGCAGTAGCGCCCCGCGCACCGCATTGACTTGGCGAATTTTCGGCCGCTGACGTCGCCAAGGCCGACGCCGGAGAACACCAGGCGTCCGCCGTTCTTTTCCTCAGAAACGATCAGCGTTGTCGAACAGCGGGATTCTATCGCTCCGCGAATCTTGGAGTGATAGATTATCCCAGTACTCGCCATGGCAAGCGAGACCCGCGATGTAGTGACGGTCGGGGCAGCGTCTCGGTCAAGGTTCGGTGCCAGGCGAACGGCCTTGAGCTGAGCGGCGGTCTTCCGTCCGCTCAAGTGAATGGTTCTGCGACTATTCTGGCCACAGGCCGGAAATTCTCGAGAGAATTTCCGTTGCATACGAGTCTTCTCCGAGCTTCAATTTATATTCCATAAGATCCGTTACAGCAGTCCGCAGGGAAGGGAACTCGTTCGCCAAAGAAAATGCAACCGCATAGGCTCCAACTTGCACGGACGGCGCGAAGCCCTCGGACGTTGTCGCGACAAGCTGGCCGCCTTCATGCTTATAATGCACGGTCTTGACCCCAGCGACTCGGTCAAGCACTTCAACAAGGAATATTTGATGTGATCTGATCTGAGCCTCTATTGCTAGCTGCCTGTTCTTGTTTTGGATCTCAGTCATCGTCCCTATCACGCTGACTACAGAGGCGCCGATACCGACGATCAAAGATATTGTCGTCAACCAACTGCGAATCTGATTCCGCCCTAGCGCTCGCGTTTCTGCTTCGATCTTTTCGATCTCACGTTGGAGCTTTCTTTCTTCGAGCCTGTCGAGGTTCTCGGCGTCCTTCATCGTGGCGATCCTTTCACTGCCCTTCCGTTTCGAGTATTCAAGAGTGGGGCAGAGCCCTCCACCCGGGCCTCCCGCCGCAGCGCCGTGCGTCTTCAACCCGAGGCCTTACTCTCAGGCTCCTCCGGGATCTTGGGTCAGATCGGCACTTGTCTGAATGCATATCCTCCAGTCGAAATACTCCTCGGTCCTTGCGCCGCAGAACGGCTCGCCGATGAGCGGCGGTCTTCCGTCCGCTCAATCGGCGTTGTTGGGCGACATCCGGTCCTTTGCTTCGGCCGTCCAAATCTGCGAAGATTGTCTTCTCTTCCGCTCGGGTCGAGAGAGCGCTCAGAACCTGGCTTGAGAAAGCGCAAGAATTCGCCCCGGCACGGAGTCGCCGCGCGTAAGCGTCCCGGCAAAGACTCGAGAGCGGCACAGAAGGGCGCCGCAGATCCCGGCTGCTCTCAACTACAGCCTTGTAGTTAGACGCCTTCATCTGCTATGTGTCCTACTGCTGTTAGCATGGCTCATCATCATCAAGAATCGGAGCTGCGGAATGCCCTGGCCATTTCCTTTCTGCATACTGTAAACACTCATCGCATTGATCGACTTCCAGTAAGTCTCCCATGACCGACTCGTAAGGCGCATCAATAGCCCAGCTCTTGCTATAAGGAGCATTCTTTGCGATATCTTCTTCAAAGTCGCGCGTATAACACACATCCCAAAGACCTCGCACTATGGGTATCTGAGCCG is a window encoding:
- a CDS encoding tetratricopeptide repeat protein; this encodes MLLLFLEHVDETIYSNAKEGLRLARVAPRLAQKTPKARGAEGRRRHQEHLVRAHATLGGAYRATRRLGAAESEYAQALRIAESSAISPGARANLLRRLAILRVSQKRHGEALALAEEAVELLRNRKDQQELAAAIAALGYVLNEQGRFAAATPHHGEALRLAGTALRRAGRKRSAALVRIHQVARVNLANALAHSPSPEVAATALEHVQFARRELRGQKRSRARHHCQWIEGKAWLAMGLDRRAEQAFWVARRGFVRLDAPWEIALVSLDIAGILRLYGQWQELEGLAEDTFRRFRELSGDFEAISAIGLWLESAQAREGAGVAIAKAERTLQARMPRS